In a single window of the Hoyosella subflava DQS3-9A1 genome:
- a CDS encoding potassium channel family protein, whose translation MDWAITAVGALLVSTVLWDIFHTLWHTSGQGRIAHVVLLAVWKATAALGGRGRRLSGPLAMFGVIGTWGALVVLGWALIYYPHMPDSFSYEVGLDPDRPAQVLDALYMSLVTLATLGYGDIVPTAEWLRIVTPIQALVGFALLTAAVSWVLQVYPALSRRRVLALRLEMLAAGGLADSLNEMHACTAARVLDEIAGGLAQVRIDLDQYAETYYFRDGGAQSTLATKLDFVASLAREAQRAELADVRISGRVLEDALDRLADLIDHRFVQSGADTAAVLDIYAAQQRV comes from the coding sequence ATGGATTGGGCGATTACTGCAGTCGGTGCTCTGCTGGTAAGCACGGTGCTTTGGGACATATTCCACACCTTGTGGCACACGAGCGGCCAGGGCCGGATTGCACACGTGGTGCTGCTCGCGGTCTGGAAGGCCACCGCGGCGCTGGGCGGTCGAGGGCGCAGGCTGAGCGGACCGCTGGCCATGTTCGGTGTCATCGGTACCTGGGGCGCGCTAGTGGTGCTCGGCTGGGCGCTTATCTACTACCCGCATATGCCGGACAGCTTCAGCTATGAGGTGGGACTGGATCCAGACCGTCCCGCTCAGGTTCTCGACGCCTTGTACATGTCTCTCGTGACTCTCGCGACACTCGGATATGGCGACATCGTTCCGACCGCGGAATGGCTGCGCATAGTAACCCCGATCCAGGCACTTGTAGGCTTCGCGCTGCTTACCGCGGCTGTCTCGTGGGTGCTGCAGGTTTACCCCGCACTCTCGCGGCGGCGTGTGCTTGCGCTGCGGTTGGAGATGCTTGCTGCGGGAGGTCTCGCGGACAGTCTCAATGAGATGCATGCCTGTACGGCAGCGCGGGTGCTCGATGAGATCGCGGGCGGTCTCGCACAGGTCCGGATTGATCTCGATCAGTATGCCGAGACGTACTACTTCCGCGATGGCGGCGCACAATCGACCCTTGCCACGAAGCTCGACTTCGTCGCGTCACTCGCGCGTGAGGCGCAACGGGCGGAACTGGCTGACGTGCGCATCTCGGGCCGTGTCCTCGAAGACGCGCTAGACAGGCTGGCTGATCTCATTGATCACCGATTCGTCCAGTCCGGGGCTGACACTGCCGCGGTCCTCGACATCTACGCAGCGCAGCAGCGGGTCTGA
- a CDS encoding LOG family protein, whose translation MKRRGQLMVAVYCASGPVPAEYLELAAEVGEAIGDRGWGLVSGGGNISMMGAVATAARSAGAWTVGVIPKALVHREVADTDSDELIVTDTMRQRKKHMEERADAFLTLPGGIGTLEEFTEAWTAGYIGMHRKPLVVLDPMDHFAGFFDWIKSLVPSGFVSQHSLDRIQIATSVGAALDLCATDSGAGAA comes from the coding sequence ATGAAACGGCGAGGCCAGCTCATGGTGGCCGTGTACTGTGCCTCTGGGCCTGTCCCAGCGGAATACCTCGAACTCGCAGCCGAAGTGGGCGAGGCAATCGGTGATCGGGGGTGGGGCCTCGTATCGGGCGGCGGCAACATCTCGATGATGGGTGCGGTTGCCACTGCAGCGCGCTCAGCCGGCGCCTGGACTGTCGGTGTGATCCCCAAGGCGCTCGTACACCGTGAGGTCGCCGATACCGACTCGGACGAACTGATCGTCACCGACACCATGCGTCAGCGGAAGAAGCACATGGAGGAACGCGCGGACGCGTTCCTGACGTTGCCTGGCGGGATCGGAACGCTGGAGGAGTTTACCGAGGCGTGGACCGCCGGGTACATCGGTATGCATCGAAAACCGCTGGTCGTACTCGACCCGATGGACCATTTCGCCGGATTCTTCGACTGGATCAAGTCGCTCGTGCCGAGTGGGTTTGTGAGTCAGCATTCGCTCGACCGGATCCAGATAGCGACGTCAGTCGGGGCGGCGCTTGACCTGTGCGCCACGGACTCTGGTGCAGGAGCCGCCTAA
- a CDS encoding LOG family protein, with protein MGKWWDQYCGPVVQRRDGTSAVTTMDQQLLDGRGPSDWVHTDPWRVLRIQAEFVEGFGALAEVPRAVSVFGSARLKPGSEDYEAARNIGAALVRAGYAVITGGGPGAMEAANRGARESGGYSIGLGIELPFEQGLNEWVDLGVNFRYFFVRKTMFVKYAQAFVCVPGGFGTLDELFEALTLVQTNKITRFPIILFGSSFWGGLVDWIREQLAGTEKIGVTDVGLIHVTDSVDEVVELIDAAQQLLHQQVPADRQ; from the coding sequence ATGGGTAAATGGTGGGATCAATATTGTGGTCCGGTTGTCCAACGGCGGGACGGCACATCAGCTGTGACGACGATGGATCAGCAACTGCTTGATGGCCGCGGGCCGAGTGACTGGGTACATACGGACCCGTGGCGCGTCCTGCGGATCCAGGCAGAGTTCGTGGAAGGCTTCGGCGCGCTCGCTGAGGTACCCCGGGCGGTGTCCGTATTCGGGTCCGCCCGCCTGAAACCAGGGAGCGAGGATTACGAAGCTGCGCGAAACATCGGCGCAGCACTTGTGCGCGCAGGGTACGCCGTCATCACTGGCGGAGGCCCAGGGGCCATGGAGGCTGCCAATCGAGGGGCTCGCGAGTCCGGAGGCTACTCCATCGGGCTCGGTATCGAACTGCCGTTCGAGCAGGGACTCAACGAGTGGGTGGACCTCGGTGTCAATTTTCGGTACTTCTTCGTTCGCAAGACCATGTTCGTGAAGTATGCCCAGGCTTTCGTGTGTGTCCCAGGAGGGTTCGGCACCCTGGACGAACTCTTCGAAGCGCTGACCCTGGTTCAGACGAACAAGATCACGAGGTTTCCCATAATCCTCTTCGGCTCGTCTTTCTGGGGCGGCCTGGTGGACTGGATCCGCGAGCAACTCGCCGGGACTGAGAAGATCGGCGTAACCGACGTTGGGCTCATCCACGTCACAGACAGCGTGGACGAAGTGGTCGAACTCATCGACGCCGCCCAACAGTTGCTCCACCAGCAAGTTCCGGCAGATAGGCAGTGA
- a CDS encoding MarR family winged helix-turn-helix transcriptional regulator, with product MSREISDELSAWPTGRLLSAAARKLEHAWERILHERGLTHAGLVALHCVARGARYQREIAKQCRVTDQTMSRTVERLCQLGYITKSRDGRDARRSTIKITESGYRIYRELHALERDDPRLVAGLPEHGELRRLLLQLLAHLDNLATGEAGAAQIR from the coding sequence ATGAGCAGAGAAATCAGCGATGAACTCTCAGCCTGGCCGACTGGCCGGCTCCTGTCAGCCGCGGCACGAAAACTCGAGCACGCGTGGGAGCGGATTCTGCACGAACGTGGGCTGACCCACGCGGGGCTGGTTGCCCTGCATTGCGTCGCCCGAGGTGCTCGGTACCAGCGGGAGATCGCCAAGCAGTGCCGAGTGACGGACCAGACGATGAGCCGGACCGTCGAGCGGCTGTGTCAGCTCGGATACATCACCAAGTCCCGCGACGGTCGTGATGCGCGCCGGAGCACGATCAAGATCACCGAGAGCGGGTACCGGATCTACCGGGAACTGCACGCCCTCGAACGCGACGACCCACGGCTGGTGGCGGGCCTACCGGAACACGGTGAGCTGCGCAGGCTCCTTCTCCAACTGCTCGCACATCTAGACAATCTCGCTACCGGGGAGGCTGGGGCGGCGCAGATTCGATAG
- a CDS encoding MMPL family transporter, which translates to MNTGTRNIRWLLPALLLVAWLVLGGVAGPFAGKLGEVQVNDAAAFLPQSAESTEVQDLQRLFSDTTAIPAIVIAEREGGTEDADFAFLADTVEDAVQGERFAGPPSPPIPSSDGQAIQIIVPVDANGSVADAVDELRDGFVGAPDGLNVFVTGPAGSSADLGAAFAGIDGLLLIVAAVVVIVILVIVYRSPLLPFIVVLSAILALALASLVVYLLADAGTVTLNGQSQGILFILVFGAATDYALLLVARFREELRTSTDRFSAMLRAWRAALPPIAASAGTVVAGVLCLLLSDLNSNRSLGPIAAIGITASFIATMTFLAAILTLLGRSAYWPSRPRFSPNADSETFRNYRFWAALAKRIEAHPRRYWTVPLIVVLAFAACLPLLRADGVAQSEIFLLQVESQEGQQALERHFDAGAGSPAIIIANETAGDEVLAAAQIEGVADAVLLRDGASGEPLVRDGLVQIEATFAAPADSAEAEDVLRELRSAVAGVEGAEAKVGGPTAVQIDTNDTSKRDRALIMPLVLLVVFAILAVLLRALVAPLFLIGTVVISFAATLGVSALVFNYALGFPGADPVIPLFAFVFLVALGIDYNIFLMTRAREEALQIGTRDGVLRSLVVTGGVITSAGIVLAATFAALSVIPLIFMVQIAFIVAFGVLLDALIMRSLIVPAVVREAGPMIWWPGSLSREAVSSPDKTAAVPSPR; encoded by the coding sequence ATGAACACCGGTACCCGAAACATTCGCTGGCTCCTGCCCGCACTGCTCCTCGTCGCGTGGCTCGTGCTCGGAGGAGTTGCTGGACCCTTCGCCGGCAAGCTGGGCGAAGTACAGGTCAACGACGCTGCCGCTTTCTTGCCTCAATCGGCTGAGTCGACTGAGGTACAGGATTTGCAACGCCTGTTCTCAGACACCACCGCCATCCCTGCGATCGTAATCGCCGAGCGGGAGGGCGGCACCGAGGATGCTGACTTTGCCTTCCTCGCCGACACGGTCGAAGACGCCGTGCAGGGCGAGCGATTCGCAGGACCCCCCTCGCCGCCGATACCGTCCAGCGACGGTCAAGCCATCCAGATCATCGTGCCTGTCGACGCCAACGGGTCCGTCGCCGATGCCGTCGATGAACTGCGCGACGGATTCGTCGGCGCCCCCGACGGTCTCAACGTGTTCGTGACGGGCCCAGCCGGGTCAAGCGCCGACCTTGGAGCGGCTTTCGCCGGTATCGATGGTCTGCTCCTGATCGTTGCCGCAGTGGTCGTGATCGTCATCCTGGTCATCGTCTATCGCAGCCCACTGCTGCCCTTCATCGTCGTTCTGAGCGCTATCCTCGCCCTCGCACTGGCCAGCCTCGTTGTCTACCTGCTCGCGGATGCGGGGACGGTAACTCTCAACGGCCAAAGCCAGGGCATTCTCTTCATCCTCGTCTTCGGGGCAGCAACCGACTATGCACTGTTGCTGGTCGCACGGTTCAGGGAAGAGCTACGGACCTCCACTGACCGGTTCAGTGCAATGCTGCGCGCATGGCGTGCCGCTCTGCCTCCTATCGCCGCTTCCGCCGGGACGGTCGTTGCGGGCGTGCTATGCCTCCTTCTCTCCGACCTGAACTCCAACCGGAGTCTCGGGCCTATCGCGGCCATCGGCATCACCGCGTCATTCATCGCGACCATGACTTTTCTGGCAGCGATCCTCACCCTGCTCGGGCGCAGCGCCTACTGGCCCTCACGCCCGCGCTTCTCACCGAATGCGGACAGCGAAACCTTCCGAAACTACCGCTTCTGGGCGGCGCTGGCCAAGCGAATCGAGGCGCATCCGCGCAGATACTGGACCGTGCCACTCATTGTGGTTCTTGCGTTCGCTGCGTGCCTGCCATTGCTGCGTGCCGACGGTGTCGCACAATCCGAAATATTCCTGCTCCAAGTTGAGTCGCAGGAGGGCCAGCAAGCTCTCGAACGGCATTTCGACGCGGGCGCCGGATCGCCGGCCATCATCATCGCCAACGAGACCGCCGGCGATGAGGTCCTCGCTGCTGCGCAGATCGAAGGGGTTGCCGACGCGGTACTCCTACGGGACGGCGCGAGTGGCGAACCGCTCGTTAGGGACGGTCTGGTACAGATCGAAGCCACCTTCGCAGCGCCAGCCGATTCGGCTGAAGCCGAAGATGTTCTGCGAGAACTGCGCAGCGCCGTGGCCGGAGTTGAGGGCGCAGAGGCCAAAGTGGGCGGCCCTACGGCCGTCCAGATCGACACCAACGACACCTCCAAGCGCGACCGCGCGCTCATCATGCCACTGGTGCTGCTAGTCGTCTTCGCAATTCTCGCTGTTCTCCTTCGCGCCCTGGTGGCACCGCTTTTCCTGATTGGCACCGTGGTCATATCCTTCGCCGCAACTCTGGGCGTGAGCGCACTTGTGTTCAATTACGCCCTGGGGTTCCCCGGCGCTGATCCGGTGATTCCACTGTTCGCTTTCGTGTTCCTGGTTGCGCTCGGCATCGACTACAACATCTTCCTGATGACACGAGCGAGAGAGGAGGCGCTCCAGATTGGCACGCGAGACGGGGTTCTGCGCTCCTTGGTCGTCACTGGCGGTGTGATCACGTCGGCGGGGATCGTCCTCGCGGCGACCTTCGCTGCACTCTCGGTGATACCGCTGATCTTCATGGTGCAGATCGCGTTTATCGTCGCCTTCGGCGTGTTACTCGACGCCCTCATCATGCGTTCGCTCATCGTCCCCGCAGTGGTACGTGAAGCGGGACCGATGATCTGGTGGCCAGGAAGCCTCTCGAGAGAAGCCGTCAGTTCGCCAGATAAGACCGCAGCAGTGCCGTCACCGAGGTGA
- the dapE gene encoding succinyl-diaminopimelate desuccinylase has product MTLDLRADPIALTAALVDIPSVSHDEALIAGEVEAALRAQTTGYEIVRNGNAVLARTNGGMSRRVILAGHLDTVPIADNVPSRRDGDILHGCGTVDMKSGDAVFLHLAATLENPRFDVTLIFYDCEEIAAVHNGLGRIERELPEWLDADVAILGEPTAGVIEAGCQGTLRARLSANGVRSHSARSWMGENAIHKLGPALRRLAEYTPRSVDIDGCVYREGLSAVNIRGGVAGNVVPDDASVDVNFRFAPDRSVDEAVAHVTGIFDGLSLNFEITDSSPGALPGLSNPAAAELVTAAGAVRAKYGWTDVSRFAARGVPAVNLGPGDPNLAHRRDEHLPVEQITSVTALLRSYLAN; this is encoded by the coding sequence GTGACTCTTGACCTTCGTGCAGACCCCATCGCGCTCACCGCGGCGCTCGTCGACATCCCGAGCGTCTCTCACGATGAGGCGTTGATCGCTGGCGAAGTTGAAGCAGCGTTGCGCGCGCAGACCACCGGATACGAGATCGTCCGCAACGGAAACGCCGTGCTCGCGCGGACGAACGGGGGAATGTCGAGGCGGGTGATACTCGCTGGACATCTGGACACAGTGCCGATCGCGGACAATGTTCCGTCGAGGCGTGACGGCGACATCCTTCACGGTTGTGGCACGGTGGACATGAAGTCAGGGGACGCGGTTTTCCTCCACCTCGCCGCCACTCTGGAGAATCCGCGCTTCGACGTCACGTTGATCTTCTACGACTGTGAGGAAATCGCGGCTGTTCACAACGGTCTGGGCCGCATTGAACGTGAATTGCCGGAGTGGCTTGACGCCGACGTTGCCATTCTCGGGGAACCCACGGCCGGCGTGATCGAGGCGGGCTGTCAGGGCACGCTCCGCGCCCGGCTGAGCGCGAACGGCGTACGGTCCCACTCTGCGCGATCATGGATGGGCGAGAACGCAATCCATAAGCTCGGTCCGGCGTTACGTCGTCTCGCTGAGTACACCCCACGCTCAGTAGACATTGATGGGTGTGTCTATCGGGAAGGCCTGTCCGCAGTGAATATTCGCGGAGGAGTTGCGGGCAACGTCGTCCCCGATGACGCATCGGTAGATGTCAACTTCCGGTTCGCTCCCGATCGGTCCGTGGATGAGGCGGTGGCGCACGTTACCGGTATCTTTGATGGCCTCAGCCTGAACTTCGAGATCACAGACAGCTCGCCCGGCGCTCTGCCAGGCTTGTCCAATCCGGCAGCTGCCGAGCTGGTCACCGCAGCCGGAGCGGTGCGCGCGAAATACGGCTGGACCGACGTGTCGCGTTTCGCTGCCCGCGGCGTCCCGGCGGTGAACCTGGGACCAGGTGATCCGAATCTGGCTCACCGCCGTGACGAGCACCTACCTGTTGAGCAGATCACCTCGGTGACGGCACTGCTGCGGTCTTATCTGGCGAACTGA
- the dapD gene encoding 2,3,4,5-tetrahydropyridine-2,6-dicarboxylate N-succinyltransferase, with protein MSTNSTAATGAQAIGIANITTDGIVLDTWYPEPELGTFGAAGTETLNMADTPSDLISLIGNDDERGVQKVAVRTTISSLDEPPVDAHDAYLRLHLVSHRLVQPHGLNLDGVFGKLSNVVWTNYGPCAVEGFEKVRALLRRHGPVTVYSIDKFPRLVDYVIPSGVRIADADRVRLGAHLASGTTVMHEGFVNFNAGTLGASMVEGRISAGVVIDDGSDVGGGASIMGTLSGGGREVISVGKRCLLGANAGVGISLGDDCVVEAGLYVTAGTKVTVIMPDETQTVKARELSGASGLLFRRNSQTGAVEVVSREGTGIELNAALHAND; from the coding sequence GTGAGCACAAACAGTACTGCCGCAACGGGCGCACAAGCGATCGGCATCGCCAACATCACGACCGACGGCATCGTCCTCGACACGTGGTATCCGGAACCGGAACTCGGAACGTTCGGGGCGGCCGGAACAGAAACACTGAACATGGCGGACACGCCCTCAGACCTGATCAGTCTGATCGGGAATGACGATGAGCGCGGCGTCCAGAAAGTCGCCGTCAGAACGACCATCTCGTCCCTCGATGAGCCTCCTGTCGATGCTCACGACGCATACTTGCGTCTGCATCTGGTCTCGCACCGCCTGGTTCAGCCGCACGGACTCAACCTTGACGGTGTCTTCGGCAAACTGTCCAACGTGGTGTGGACCAACTACGGTCCGTGCGCTGTCGAGGGCTTCGAGAAGGTGCGCGCCCTGCTGCGCAGGCATGGCCCTGTGACCGTTTACAGCATCGACAAGTTCCCACGCCTGGTCGACTACGTCATTCCGTCCGGCGTTCGCATCGCCGACGCCGACCGGGTACGACTCGGCGCTCATCTTGCTTCTGGAACCACCGTCATGCATGAGGGTTTCGTGAACTTCAACGCAGGGACGCTTGGCGCGTCGATGGTGGAGGGCCGGATCTCGGCCGGCGTCGTCATCGATGACGGTTCAGACGTTGGTGGCGGCGCATCGATCATGGGCACGCTCTCTGGTGGCGGCAGAGAAGTGATTTCGGTCGGCAAGCGCTGTCTTCTCGGCGCCAACGCCGGCGTGGGAATATCTCTGGGCGACGACTGTGTTGTTGAAGCCGGACTGTACGTCACCGCAGGAACCAAGGTAACGGTCATCATGCCGGACGAGACTCAGACGGTCAAAGCGCGTGAACTCAGCGGCGCCAGCGGCCTCCTATTCCGGCGCAATTCACAGACCGGCGCTGTGGAAGTCGTTTCACGGGAAGGCACCGGAATCGAACTCAACGCCGCACTGCACGCGAACGACTGA
- a CDS encoding amino acid permease, giving the protein MTTTSTQTPRPAHLGHGLRVRHLTMMGLGSAIGAGLFLGTGAGIATAGPAILISYCIAGIVVVLVMRMLGEMGSAIPASGSFSHYARIGIGPWAGFVMGWLYWALLIMVIGAEITGASAIMHSWLPAVPQWVIALVIVGFFAAVNLARVANFGEFEFWFALIKVAVIIGFLILGVLLIFGLMPGTDPVGLTNVLGHDGFLPNGIAGIAAGLLIVAFAFGGIEIVTIAAAESRDPERSIGIAVRSVIWRISVFYIGSVAVMVFLLPWNSESLAQSPFVSVLSLANIPGVAGFMEFVVVVALLSAYNAQIYATSRMAYSLSSRGDGPRILTRLSANDVPIYGVSLSVFFSLVSVVLIWWLPDTLLGILLNAVGASLLVIWIFIAVSQLRLRPRLEREGKLPLRMWAFPYLTWFTLVLLGGLIMLMLTDTTAREQLISTAALCLILTALAFLNERRQGRNRDEPAANAVRS; this is encoded by the coding sequence TTGACAACAACATCTACTCAGACGCCACGGCCCGCACACCTCGGGCATGGCCTCAGGGTCCGCCATCTCACCATGATGGGACTTGGATCAGCTATCGGTGCCGGGCTATTTCTTGGCACCGGAGCGGGAATCGCCACCGCGGGCCCCGCAATCCTCATTTCTTACTGCATCGCAGGGATAGTTGTTGTCCTCGTGATGCGCATGCTGGGCGAGATGGGCTCAGCAATCCCCGCCAGCGGATCGTTCTCGCACTACGCGCGGATCGGAATTGGCCCTTGGGCGGGTTTCGTCATGGGCTGGCTGTACTGGGCGCTGCTCATCATGGTCATCGGCGCGGAGATCACCGGCGCATCCGCGATCATGCACAGCTGGCTTCCTGCAGTCCCCCAGTGGGTCATCGCGCTGGTCATCGTCGGTTTCTTCGCCGCGGTGAACCTCGCCCGTGTCGCGAACTTCGGCGAGTTCGAGTTCTGGTTCGCGCTCATCAAGGTCGCAGTTATTATCGGCTTCCTCATTCTCGGAGTGCTGCTGATCTTCGGCCTTATGCCCGGCACCGATCCCGTTGGCTTGACGAACGTGCTCGGCCATGACGGTTTCCTGCCCAACGGCATCGCAGGCATTGCTGCCGGCCTGCTCATCGTCGCTTTCGCATTCGGCGGGATCGAGATCGTGACGATCGCGGCAGCCGAATCCCGCGACCCGGAGCGCAGCATCGGAATCGCGGTGCGCAGCGTGATCTGGCGGATCAGCGTCTTCTACATAGGCTCTGTCGCGGTCATGGTGTTCCTGTTGCCGTGGAACTCGGAAAGCCTCGCGCAAAGTCCCTTCGTTTCCGTGCTCAGCCTCGCGAACATACCCGGCGTCGCGGGTTTCATGGAATTCGTTGTTGTAGTTGCACTGCTGTCCGCGTATAACGCCCAGATCTACGCCACCTCACGGATGGCGTACTCGCTGTCAAGCCGCGGTGACGGGCCGCGGATCCTCACACGGTTGTCCGCGAATGACGTGCCGATCTACGGGGTCTCGCTTTCCGTTTTCTTCAGCCTTGTCAGTGTCGTCCTCATCTGGTGGCTTCCTGACACCCTGCTCGGCATCCTGCTCAACGCCGTCGGCGCATCGCTGCTGGTGATCTGGATTTTTATCGCAGTCTCCCAATTGCGTTTGCGTCCGCGCCTCGAACGGGAGGGGAAGCTGCCCCTGCGTATGTGGGCGTTCCCCTATCTGACGTGGTTCACGCTGGTGCTTCTTGGTGGTCTCATCATGCTGATGCTTACCGACACCACGGCACGCGAGCAGCTGATCTCAACAGCGGCGCTGTGCCTCATACTGACCGCTCTCGCGTTCCTGAACGAACGCCGGCAAGGACGGAACCGGGATGAACCCGCGGCGAACGCCGTACGGTCATAA
- a CDS encoding acyl-CoA synthetase produces MLLTSLHDAAISDDTSPAFTIGGESLTRQELIGAATAAAARVQGAAAVAVLATPTAKTVVSVTGALLAGVPVVPVPPDSGPGEVSHILRDSGAQAWLGSAPDLPGIPKLHAIPVRIHARDWHQLLEPPRDTPAFIMYTSGTTGPPKGAVISRGAIAAGLDALAEAWAWTAEDTLVHGLPLFHVHGLVLGMLGPLRTGSRLVHTGKPSPESYASAKGSLYFGVPTVWSRIAADPSAAKQLSGARLLVSGSAGLSAPVFESMKSLSGHQLVERYGMTETLITVSARADGERRPGWVGRPLRGVNTRIVGEDGGEVSHDGESIGQLHVRGPMMFSGYTGQPEVTAAAFAEDGWFRTGDIAAIDESGFHRIVGRESTDLIKSGGYRIGAGEVESALLAHPGITEAAVIGVADDDLGQKLVAYVVGDLDRSDDGAAVIEFVAKYLSAHKRPREVRVVDALPRNAMGKVQKRQLS; encoded by the coding sequence GTGCTTCTTACCTCACTGCACGACGCGGCCATCAGTGATGACACTTCGCCTGCTTTCACGATCGGCGGTGAGTCTCTCACTCGGCAGGAGCTGATTGGTGCAGCGACGGCTGCTGCGGCTCGTGTCCAGGGAGCGGCGGCTGTGGCGGTCCTGGCCACTCCCACGGCGAAGACCGTTGTCTCTGTGACCGGAGCACTCCTTGCTGGCGTGCCCGTTGTACCTGTACCGCCGGATTCCGGCCCAGGAGAAGTAAGCCACATTCTTCGTGACTCCGGTGCGCAGGCATGGCTCGGTTCCGCACCGGACCTGCCCGGTATACCGAAACTACACGCAATCCCCGTGCGCATTCATGCGCGCGACTGGCATCAACTGCTCGAGCCGCCCCGGGACACTCCGGCCTTCATCATGTACACCTCCGGAACGACCGGACCGCCAAAGGGAGCGGTGATCAGCCGAGGTGCCATCGCAGCAGGTCTCGACGCACTTGCTGAAGCCTGGGCGTGGACCGCGGAAGACACTCTCGTACACGGTTTGCCGCTGTTTCATGTGCATGGGCTGGTTCTGGGTATGCTTGGCCCGCTTCGTACGGGCTCCCGCTTGGTCCACACCGGTAAGCCCTCGCCTGAGAGCTACGCGAGCGCGAAAGGCTCCCTGTACTTCGGTGTGCCAACTGTGTGGTCCCGGATTGCGGCGGATCCCTCAGCGGCCAAACAGCTTTCTGGAGCCCGCCTCCTCGTGTCAGGCAGCGCCGGTCTGTCAGCACCAGTATTTGAGAGTATGAAGTCGTTGAGCGGGCATCAACTTGTGGAGCGATACGGGATGACCGAGACGCTGATCACAGTGAGCGCGCGCGCTGACGGTGAGCGTCGTCCAGGCTGGGTTGGACGGCCCCTGCGGGGAGTGAACACGCGGATTGTCGGCGAAGATGGCGGTGAAGTCAGCCATGATGGGGAGTCCATCGGACAGTTGCACGTGCGCGGCCCCATGATGTTTAGCGGCTACACCGGTCAGCCGGAGGTAACTGCGGCTGCTTTCGCTGAGGACGGGTGGTTCCGGACGGGCGATATCGCCGCGATCGACGAGAGCGGATTCCACCGGATAGTGGGGCGAGAGTCCACGGACCTGATCAAATCAGGCGGCTACCGGATAGGCGCAGGGGAGGTGGAATCCGCGTTGCTGGCTCATCCAGGAATCACTGAGGCCGCGGTCATCGGCGTGGCTGATGACGATCTCGGGCAGAAGTTAGTTGCGTACGTTGTGGGCGATCTCGACAGGTCCGACGATGGTGCCGCCGTCATCGAGTTCGTGGCGAAGTACTTGTCAGCGCACAAGCGGCCCAGGGAAGTCCGAGTCGTCGACGCGTTACCCCGCAACGCGATGGGCAAGGTGCAGAAGAGGCAGCTCAGCTAG
- the dapC gene encoding succinyldiaminopimelate transaminase, which yields MHRTPVARTLPDFPWDSLLEAKIRAQAHPDGIVDLSVGTPVDPVAPHIREALLSVADQPGYPTTHGTLALRTAAADALHRRYGVTGIDEAAVLPAIGTKELIAWLPRLLALGPGDTVVIPEFAYPTYEVGALLAGAEVIRSDGVFALGPQRVEMIYLNSPSNPTGRVLGVEHLRKVVEWARERGVIVVSDECYLGLGWDTDPVSLLDPRVCDGVFDGLLAVHSLSKTSNLASYRAGFVTGDSELIGDLLEVRKHAGMMVPLPIQAAAAAALSSDQHEAEQKKRYRHRRDVLRSAVEAAGFRIDHSEAGLYLWATRGEQASDTVAWLAQRGILVAPGHFYGPRGAKHVRIALTATDERIEAAAKRLAA from the coding sequence GTGCACCGCACTCCGGTCGCGCGCACACTTCCCGACTTCCCCTGGGATTCACTCCTCGAGGCCAAGATCCGGGCCCAAGCACATCCAGATGGCATCGTCGACCTGTCGGTTGGTACTCCGGTTGATCCTGTAGCGCCCCACATTCGTGAGGCGCTGTTGTCGGTCGCTGACCAGCCTGGCTACCCGACAACGCACGGCACCCTGGCTTTACGGACGGCGGCTGCGGACGCGCTCCACCGCCGCTACGGAGTGACTGGTATCGACGAAGCCGCGGTGCTCCCCGCGATAGGCACGAAAGAACTGATCGCCTGGCTGCCCCGGCTTCTCGCGCTCGGGCCGGGCGACACAGTGGTCATTCCAGAGTTCGCCTATCCGACCTACGAAGTCGGGGCGCTGCTCGCGGGTGCTGAGGTGATCCGCTCGGATGGTGTTTTCGCGCTCGGTCCGCAACGAGTGGAGATGATCTATCTCAATTCCCCGTCCAACCCCACTGGGCGCGTGCTGGGGGTTGAGCACCTGCGCAAGGTCGTCGAGTGGGCGCGGGAGCGTGGCGTGATTGTGGTCTCCGATGAGTGCTACCTCGGCCTCGGGTGGGACACCGATCCGGTGTCGCTGCTGGACCCGCGCGTGTGCGATGGCGTGTTCGATGGGCTGCTCGCTGTGCATTCGCTGTCTAAGACCTCGAACCTGGCGAGCTACCGTGCGGGGTTTGTAACTGGGGATTCCGAACTGATCGGTGACCTCCTCGAAGTGCGTAAGCACGCAGGCATGATGGTGCCCCTGCCGATCCAGGCTGCTGCAGCGGCGGCCCTGTCGAGCGACCAGCACGAAGCCGAACAGAAGAAGCGGTACCGGCATCGGCGTGACGTCTTGCGTAGCGCTGTCGAAGCGGCCGGCTTCCGTATCGACCATTCTGAGGCTGGGCTGTACTTGTGGGCAACTCGTGGTGAACAAGCGTCCGACACTGTCGCGTGGCTGGCCCAGCGGGGAATTCTCGTGGCACCAGGTCACTTCTACGGTCCGCGCGGTGCTAAGCACGTCCGGATCGCGCTCACGGCAACCGATGAACGCATCGAGGCGGCCGCGAAGCGATTGGCTGCATGA